The following proteins are co-located in the Mycolicibacterium goodii genome:
- a CDS encoding cutinase family protein, with the protein MRRLRLAGLVAVAAAATSGMQIAAMPSAQAAPCPDAEVIFARGTTELPGLGPTGDAFVEALRPQLGDKTMGVYAVDYPATTAFSTAIQGIADARTRILANAANCPDTKMVLGGFSQGAAVMGFVTASVVPDGVSPTEVPAPMPPEVADHVAAVALFGKPSPRFMRVLNDPPVVVGPYYATKAIDLCVDNDLVCDPKGSSFAVHNQYAEHGLVAQGATFVAQKLQADWAAEAATEGNEPDEAATPAPRTPPTLTPSPLSVPIGGTPPAQQIAAVPAAPVGTGPLPGPAVPPPPSAPLT; encoded by the coding sequence ATGCGGAGGTTGAGACTCGCCGGCCTCGTTGCCGTTGCGGCGGCAGCGACCTCCGGCATGCAGATCGCGGCGATGCCGTCAGCGCAGGCGGCACCGTGTCCGGATGCTGAAGTGATATTCGCCCGCGGCACAACGGAATTGCCCGGCCTCGGTCCCACCGGGGACGCGTTCGTCGAGGCGTTGCGGCCGCAGCTCGGCGACAAGACAATGGGCGTCTACGCGGTCGACTACCCGGCCACCACCGCGTTTTCCACAGCGATACAAGGCATCGCCGACGCGCGGACCCGCATTCTGGCCAACGCGGCGAACTGCCCCGACACCAAAATGGTGCTCGGCGGCTTCTCCCAAGGTGCCGCGGTGATGGGGTTCGTCACGGCAAGCGTTGTGCCCGATGGTGTTTCACCCACCGAGGTGCCCGCACCGATGCCGCCCGAGGTCGCCGATCACGTTGCTGCGGTGGCGCTGTTCGGTAAACCGTCACCGCGGTTCATGCGGGTGCTCAACGACCCGCCGGTGGTCGTCGGCCCGTATTACGCCACCAAGGCCATCGACCTTTGCGTCGACAACGATCTGGTGTGCGATCCGAAGGGCAGCAGTTTCGCGGTGCACAACCAGTACGCGGAGCACGGCCTCGTCGCGCAGGGCGCGACGTTCGTCGCGCAGAAACTGCAGGCCGACTGGGCGGCCGAAGCGGCCACCGAGGGCAACGAACCCGACGAGGCCGCCACACCGGCGCCGCGCACACCGCCGACGCTCACCCCGTCGCCGCTGTCGGTCCCGATCGGTGGCACACCGCCGGCCCAGCAGATCGCCGCGGTGCCGGCCGCGCCGGTGGGCACCGGCCCGCTGCCCGGGCCCGCGGTGCCGCCGCCCCCGTCGGCGCCGCTGACCTGA
- the hutH gene encoding histidine ammonia-lyase → MTTVTVKVGVGPLAPSDVLHVARDNARVVLTPDAAAAIAKSRDAVDALAQAPVPAYGVSTGFGALATRHVAPELRVALQKSLVRSHAAGTGPEVEREVVRAMMLLRLSTLATGHTGIRPQTAELMAAMLSAAITPVVREYGSLGCSGDLAPLAHCALALMGEGDVRDASGTLCSAADALAAAGLKPVQLSEKEGLALINGTDGMLGMLVLAQHDLAMLLRAADIAAAMSVEALLGTDRVFADDLQALRPHPGQRTSASNLRRLLADSAIMESHRGPDCTVVQDAYSLRCSPQVHGAALDTLEHTRTVAARELASAVDNPVVLHDGRVESNGNFHGAPIGYALDFLAIPIADIASMSERRTDRLLDPSRNKGLPPFLADDPGVDSGHMIAQYTQASIVSELKRLATPASVDSIPSSAMQEDHVSMGWSAARKLRRALDGLKNVLAIEILTAARALDLRAPLTPAPATAAVVKALRGHVAGPGPDRYLAPEIEAAATMVGNGAIVAAAESAIGPLH, encoded by the coding sequence ATGACAACCGTGACCGTCAAAGTCGGGGTGGGCCCGCTCGCGCCGTCCGACGTGCTGCACGTCGCCCGCGACAACGCGCGGGTGGTGTTGACCCCGGACGCTGCGGCTGCCATCGCGAAATCCCGCGACGCGGTCGACGCACTCGCCCAGGCGCCGGTGCCGGCCTACGGCGTGTCGACCGGGTTCGGCGCGCTGGCCACCCGGCATGTCGCCCCCGAACTGCGTGTGGCCCTGCAGAAATCGTTGGTGCGTTCACATGCCGCGGGCACCGGACCCGAGGTCGAGCGCGAGGTGGTGCGCGCGATGATGCTCCTGCGGCTGTCGACGTTGGCCACCGGCCACACCGGGATCCGGCCGCAGACCGCCGAACTCATGGCCGCGATGCTCAGCGCAGCCATCACCCCCGTCGTCCGCGAATACGGCAGCCTCGGCTGTTCGGGTGACCTCGCACCGCTGGCCCACTGCGCGCTCGCGTTGATGGGGGAGGGTGACGTCCGTGACGCGTCCGGCACCCTGTGCTCCGCGGCCGACGCCCTGGCGGCGGCCGGTCTGAAGCCCGTGCAACTGTCCGAAAAAGAAGGCCTCGCGCTGATCAACGGGACCGACGGCATGCTCGGCATGCTCGTCCTGGCGCAACACGATCTGGCGATGCTGCTCAGAGCGGCCGACATCGCCGCGGCGATGAGTGTGGAGGCGCTGCTGGGCACCGACCGCGTGTTCGCTGACGACCTGCAGGCGCTGCGCCCGCATCCGGGCCAGCGAACCAGTGCGTCGAACCTGCGTCGCCTGCTTGCCGATTCGGCCATCATGGAAAGTCACCGCGGCCCGGACTGCACCGTGGTGCAGGACGCGTACTCGCTGCGATGTTCGCCCCAGGTGCACGGAGCGGCCCTCGACACCCTGGAGCACACCCGAACGGTCGCCGCGCGCGAACTCGCATCCGCGGTGGACAACCCCGTGGTGCTGCATGACGGGCGAGTCGAGTCCAACGGCAACTTCCACGGCGCTCCGATCGGGTATGCGTTGGATTTCCTGGCGATTCCGATCGCCGACATCGCCAGCATGTCCGAACGCCGCACTGACCGTTTGCTCGACCCGAGCCGCAACAAGGGTCTGCCGCCGTTCCTCGCCGATGATCCCGGTGTCGATTCCGGGCACATGATCGCGCAGTACACGCAGGCGTCGATCGTGTCCGAACTCAAGCGTCTGGCAACGCCTGCCAGCGTCGACTCCATCCCGTCGAGCGCCATGCAGGAAGACCATGTGTCGATGGGCTGGTCGGCGGCGCGTAAACTCCGCCGCGCCCTGGACGGTTTGAAGAACGTGCTCGCGATCGAGATCCTGACCGCGGCACGGGCACTGGACCTGCGCGCACCGTTGACTCCAGCGCCTGCCACGGCCGCGGTGGTGAAGGCGTTGCGCGGCCATGTCGCCGGTCCGGGCCCCGACCGCTACCTGGCACCCGAAATCGAAGCCGCGGCCACCATGGTCGGCAACGGCGCGATCGTCGCCGCCGCGGAGTCGGCCATCGGTCCCTTGCATTGA